The Helianthus annuus cultivar XRQ/B chromosome 15, HanXRQr2.0-SUNRISE, whole genome shotgun sequence genomic sequence GCGGGGTTGCAAATCTGAAAGTACGTAGTAATTGGTCTTAGCATTTAGAAGCGCTGAATAATGTCAATCTAGGTTTTTGGTGCCAACTAGAATACAAGAAAGTAGAGGTCGAATACACAGTTATAAGTCGGATCATTTATAAGTAATGTAATATGAACTGATGAACTGAAGAAGAATTAATTGAACTCTGGAAGTCGTTTGGTAAAGTTATGAACACTACGTGTAATGTTGGAGCGAATAGAAATCAAGCCTTTATTGATTTGTGAGTGTTACTGTTACAGATTATGCTCTTTTGCGCCTCCATAATGTCTGTGACTCTTTGGCTTATTGCTTTGTGTGCTATATTGTTTATAGCCTGAACAAAATTAAGCAATTGCAACGATATCATGTTATGCTTCATCATCAAAACCGGCTCATGTACCGGTAATCATTGGCTCATTTAACCACAAGGTAGCTTTGTTTAATTTTTGTATTCAACAATTTTCTATAAATTAGTATGTGGTGTTCTTTGTATATATtcaatattataatattataatgaAGTGATTGTTTGGCTTCTTATCTCTGCTCAAATGGTTTGATGAAATTGTTGTTATAATGCACCGTGTCTCTGGCCTGTTTAACATGATTAGGCCTGTTTTGCCAGCCCTAGAATACACACATGTTGAGGTATTTGATATTTTGTTGATGTTCATTTTGAAGTAGAATGCATAATGGAAGCTTGATCATATGATTTATATCTGCAGGCTATAGTAATCAAGTAATGGCCGTGTCAGTGGCAAAGCTATGTAAACCAATCTGTTCGTTTTCCTGCGCTTTCGTTCGTTTTTCATACCCTATACATACAATTTCATCACAACAGTTACTTGAACAATCAATTAAATCTGCCATCGAAGCCAAAAGTTGTCAAATTGCCGAACATTCCTCTCAAACTTTCACCACGAACATAGATCCAAAATCATTGACGAGATCTTACAACGTTTTATCCCTCTTAGGCCTCGCAATCACCCTCAGCGCGCATACGTTTACCTCCTTTCTTTCACCCTGCAAGGCCCCGATCCTCTACCTTTATCCTTAGCAATCTTGCAACGCACTCTTAGGTCGGGCTGTACTCCTGATCCTCAAACTCACCTGCTTCTCTCCAGTGTATGGATTCATCAAAGAAAGGAATTCGATCATACTGTTGCCAGCATGCTAATGCAGATGCATTCAATTGGATACGAACCAGACGGTGGTGTATACAACTATCTTATTTCATCACTATGCAAAGTTGATCAGTATGTGGAAGCGATTCAGGTGTTACGGTCCATGGGTGGTGCAGGATGTGTGCCGGATTTAGACAGTTTCGGTTATGTAATCGGTCTACTCTGCCGCTAGACACACGAAAAACATTGAAGAGTTAATGAAGGAGGTGGTATCTAAGTTCAGATTGTCCCCCAAGAAAGAACTGGTGGTTAAGGTTCTGAAGTCAATGCGGGCTAATAAAGATGtgcataaagttcttgaaatggttttttttttctcgAAGAAATGGATATACAAATTGGGTCGGGAGTTATGAGTTGGTTGTTGAGACGTATTTATTATCCAGTTTGTTTGTTTTGGCAGGTAAAGTTATTATGAGGATGACAAACATATGTTTCATACCGTATATAAAGGCGAGACAGAAAGTTCATCTCAATGTCCCCCTACTTAACTTATCTTGAGCAGTTGTGGCTGATGTCACTGACCGGAAACGAGAAGCCTATTAGCCTAAGTTCTACTAACTCTAGAAATTATTTTGTGAATTATTATGTATAGCTTCTTGCTTTGATTGGTCTATTAAAAGTTAGCAATGTAAATACTGGTGGGATTTGATACATTAGAGTATGGATacacatattttttttatcaagGTCTGACCTTCATGACTTTCATATTTTTTTTGTTGGTCTGTTCATATCTTCATGGTTGGGATCTGTTCTATCTTCTAAGTTTAGAAGAGCTCATTATAGAAAAAAATGCCTTTTATGAGTTATATCTACACAACTTCTAAGCACATCAGTGTTGCTATATCCTTCTTTGGAACATATTAAGATGATACCTACTCTAGACACGGCAGTGGGTTTAGTTTCTTTCTTATTCGTACTTGGCACCACAGGAACCATAAGCTTGTGGGCAGCCCTTTGACCCATTTATTCCAAATGCAAATTTGGAGGTTATGGACATTTCGAATTTGTCACCCCTGATGCGGCTCAGAAGCTTTATTTTGCCCTTTGACCCATTTATTCCAAATGCAAATTTGCAGGCATAACTTGCAGATTTTAGTATTTATTACTTTATCTAATATTTTATTTCGAAAAGTTTTATTATACACCATGAAGTACTATAAATAGTTCTCAAATCCATCTTATTCCACTCACCTCACACTCTTTGTTTTGTTTTCTCATCATTTGTATCCACCAATTGAATTCCAATGGCAAGTGTTGAGGTAATTTCTTCTATTTGTTATTGATAGCAAGTAAAATTTATATTATCTAAGTACATATAATTTGATGGTTGATAGTGGCAAATTTAGGTATTCTTTCCACTGGTCAATCTATGATAAAACACTAATTTAGTGATGTAAATCGTGTGATTATTAGTTTTAGACTTAATTTATATAATTCACTACGATTATGAACTTTAGTGTTGCAGTATCTTTAATGCTAATTTTTATTGAACTGTTTTGGATCATGGGATCCGGCTCCTGAGTTATCAAATTTCTAAATTACCTGCTAAGTTTATTTTATTTCAATATCGAATTACCGTAATTAGTTAATCTAGATTGTTAACTTCTTGATGTAGATGTTTTTGCCATATGAATGACAGGTGAAAGCTTTATTATGCAATGATAAGGACTACTGCAACCGATATGTCTTTAAGTGGTGTAGATGGATCCTAAAAAATACAACATTTTTTGCAATCGAAGTGCATTAAAGAGGAATTTTGGTAATGGTTCAATTTGTgcatttaggggctgtttggtagcctcttaatgaccattcagatgctacctcttaatggtttaaaacctctgaatgaataagaggtaacctcaagtctgaatggttaagaggtaacctctgaatggtaaatcatcacatcttacattcttctaccttctcattagTAAAATTCTTAATAGTTCCATtaaagaggtagcctcttaatgaccattcagaggctactaAACAGCCCCTTAGATATTAATCCAAATTTACCTATTTAATCTTCAtgtaaaaattatgtttttaatttACAAGAGTTAAAAAAGAATTAGCCGAGAACACATGCAATGCTACTTAGTAAGGTACATCATCGATTAATATCATATTCTTGGTGATAACAAGAGGGCTCAAGTTTGAATCTAATCCAAACGGGTTTTGTCGTAGTGGGCCTTGGGTCGGCCTTTTGAAATAGTGGGCTTGGGCTACTCATTTATCTATATTTTTTATTTCAGTATCATTGTTATACGTTTATATTGAAAAGTTCTTTCACTACAAAGTTCATCTCAATACCAGTAGATATTActatatgtttgtgttaagccacccaCGAAACTCGCGTGATCTTTATTACATTTAACCATGAGTTTTTATATGTTCAATGCcagtagatattatatgtttgtgttaagctATATTTTGTTTGTATTTGTGAGGCTTTGCTTTAAGCATTTTGTTAGATatgtattaaaaaataatatCAAAGTTTAGAATGTCAATAGTATGTGTAATTTTATTCGAAACTCAACAAACTTTAGATGTATTACCttatttttagtttaattttttaaaGATAGATTGAATCTAACTTCGTTTGATACATTACGTACCCGCGGGTAGAGAGATAGATTTCCTTACTTGAAcgttttttttctttcaaatgattatttcaacaattttaagttatatatttgtgtgttaagccacccgcgaaactcgcggggtcttaggctagtttgtagaatataagctaatccaaatACTTAAAAATGGcttatcaaatgaaagaaaataagcataagctaatttaaaatataagcataagccaaaaaaaataaaagcttggccaaacacccccttaatttGGTTAAGAACAGAGATGATAGGTATTATGTgtatgtttggctaagctttttgaatcAACTTATTTACTTGGTTTTTTTAGAAAAGTAGTATagagtgacttattgactttttcCCCTTACATATACCCTCATTTCTAAACATCATTTTGAAGCTTAACTGAAGGTAGTAAATTCTCTGAACCtcattgccaaacatcattttaggAACAAAACCTAGAATTTGTTTATTTCGTGGAATATCAATTGCCCAATTTTCTTTTAATTGTGAAGGTTCAGAGAATTTACTACTTTCAATACACTCTCATTGCCAAATATCATTTTGAAGCTTAttacttttcaaaaagccaatgagtcaataagttgtttcaaaaagtttagccaaacatgcccttaaacGAGTATAGACGAGAAGAAAGAATGGTGATCGCGAGGAAGATTTTCACAGATATCCAACCCACCAGCCTCATTAGTCATTAGCACTTGGCGTTAAACGTAGGTGGCCAGAGGCTCGAGGCTACTAGTTATTGGTTTGGCCAAAAGCTCGAACACGTTGGGCCTTAACGAGACTAAGACTGAgtctgaaatagagctcgtttagttTTCGAGCCCGAGCAAGAGCCTGAAACACAAAGCTCGTCTAGGCTCGTGAGCCTAAGCGAACCCAAACAAAATTttagttttaatatatatatactaggctATCACCCGAAAACTTCCCTTGTTAGGAAaaattaatttacaataaacaaaAATACATAAACAACACTTTGAACATCTTTATTATCCTTTTTCCCTTCCCCACAACAAATTTTGAGTTCGGTTTCATAAGTATTCCAACTTTTCCTTAATATGTATTCAAAGTTTTCATGTAAAGCTAAttcctttttatttgataatGAGATCTCAATATAAGAATGTTCTCTAAACCCGTACAAAATGTTTTAttgatttatgttttttttttaaattatattagaATATGTTATTACTTGAATTTTCAACGAAATACATTAATAAAGAAATCATAATCAACGGTTTTTTTTTGAAATCATATGTATTTGGTTttagtttttcttttataaaGATTCATCGATTTATGTTAAACAGAGTACTTTGACCAAGTTGATAAAAGTCTTAAATGTCAAGTGCGAGGATGATTaacttaaataaaaacaaaataatttgCTTTAAAATTAATAGAGTTATTCATAGATATCAAAACAAGATAAAGATCAAACAATAAACTCAACAAACAGAAATAATCAAAAAACCAATGTTTAAGatgtaaaaaaacataaaaactaatTTCAATTCTTAGAGATAGGAAGCTCAATCCTTTCTTGCTAACTTTCTCCAAATCCTTGTCGTTACTTGGAGTTGAAGAGTTGTAGAAGTCAACCAGTTTACGCTTGTTTATTTTATTGTTATCACAACTGGTATTCGCATCATCATTCTTAGCGCTTGCGATAGGAGTTAGACTTATGACATATTAATGAATGTTTCCTGCGACAAATGTAAAAAGTAAGTGACTAATAATAGAATGTTATAAACTATAAATATTAACGTATTGATATGAATCAtttaattgttataaaaaaagACCTCAGTAATCTTCATCTTTTTTTTGAGCTCATTAATAATTGACTCATCATCAGTCATGTTTGTAACAACATATACTTCATTAAAAATTAGTCAGATTATCACTTGTTATCTCAATTTTAAAAGCAAACATCTTTCCAATCAACTTGTTTAAATCCACGGAAAATCTAACTTCAAAAAAATTATGTAAATCATGAAATAATAGGATTTAATTAATagaagaaaaatgaaaaattaattCACAAATATATATAGGTCAAGTAAATACTATTTATTCATACAGGTGTTGTGTTTTTTTCAAGCAATTGATCCGCAGATTTAAGAACAACTTTTTCAATAATTTCATTAGCCAAAGGATGAAATAATATTATTGAAACATCATCACTAATGTCTTCCACTTCAACTTTTATCTTATATCTGGTTAAActacataaaaataaatatataaataaaagatATTAATAATTCATATATGATAATTTTAAAACTGAATGAACAgtgtaatattattattaaattaaaattagaattagaattatttaaaattagaattaagagatgagcaaatggtatcgggtataggtattggtcttaaatttaccaaaccggtgtattttcggtaccggttctgcacaggtattcaccggttcttaccctcaaataccggtgtcgtaccagtaccgtccggtaccgaaccgtaccatactaggtatattcggtaccggtacccacttatAGGGATTTcagtaacggtattttcggtaccggttggtaccgagctcacaaatcctgtagcaacgcagcaatgcaagtaattgcaccgtttagattacttttcatacacacagtaagtaaactgtttttcgtttgaatgaggttttatgtacacaacaacttattttgctttcttttttgttttcttctgtaataaatgaattgtagcatgtaaaattaacttggatatttagaatattgatgagcaaatcgtatcaaatcctgtaaacgaaccggtatcgtatcagtaccaaatcattttcggtaccaatttggtatccaccttttggcgttttcagaatcgttactttaggtttgacaccggtctagcaccatacctgtatttattgatttttaccttcaaataccataccgtattgtaccgagcattttcggtgccggtatcTAATTTCGATAATTTTCCAGATCGGTACTTtcgctgccgttaccggtaccgagctcatccatattttaacgtgttagcaccgtaataactgaactgaaaacaaccgaatttccaacgtgtaggacgtgtgggtcctattattatatattaggttatttaaaatcgtttttttatgacggagtgactatTCTTACCACGCCATTTTATTTATggtttgatattcggtatctgtttgccgttgcttacacgccttttgtagtcattgggtcccgccgcaacgcgcgggcggaaaataactagttataATGATAAAAATTATAAAGTTTAGTAACTTATAATATATTCGACCAATTTAAAATAGATAAAGTTAAGTTCATAATACCTTGCAACCGGATATATAATCGTTTCATCGCAATCTTTATTTCTGCACACATAAAACAAATGGTCCTCTATGTCCACATGCTATAAAATATGGATCCGCCTTTGTTAAACATTTAGGACCCTCCATAAAGTACCAATTAAAATGCTTAATTATAGCCTTAATAGTACCAACTATCCCAACAGATCAAGgctgtaaaaaaaattaaaataataacaaaatgaatttatattaaataatttgGTACAAATCTATTATATAGATTAAGAAGAACCTTCATGATTTCCCAAACGTCACCAATGTTTCTGAAATGTGTTTTTGTGATGAATTCATCCATTGACATCTACAAAATttcaaataaatatatttattatatataaattgcACAAAAAAAATTATGAAGTAATAAAATAATAGATTACTCGAAGTTCAGACTCAAAATATGGAACTAGACCTTCTCAAAACAGCTTCAAAGAAATAATTTCGTTTCTGATATGTGAAGAAGAAAAAGTTTCACATATATATAAAGAAGTTTTAATTTAGTAAGTTGATTCATTAGAATTGTTATATTAGGAGATGATGAATTAAATGAAAAAACATTGATTATATTTATGGTTATTTTCGGAAACATTGATATTAGATATATAGTACCTTGTTAGAAGATTGTGAaggttaataaaaaaaattatggcGTATTCTATACtaatcaaaaataaaatatttgCCTAACTAATATAACTAATATGTAATTGATTGATTtctaaaaaaaacatttaaaataatatataataaattgATTACCATGTAAATTATGGTGTactatataataataaaaataaaagatttgCCTAACTAATATCTAATTGAGAAATTTAAATTAATCTGTATATATACATAAACTAGGTTATTGCCCGCGTGAAACGCGGGTTTCAACCAAAAACTGATTATTTAGGTTCAAAATATAATACTATGTAAAAACACATACATTGGAAGacaaaaaaagaagaaattaTTCAAATCCCGGAAAAAAACTTCTTTGTAGACAGATTCGTGGAATATACATTTTTTGTCCTTACTCACAATTCATAATGTTCAATTACTAAAGCAATACTGAAAATAATATGGGACCAAACATGCCAGGTCGGGTGTACTGTCAAACTGTTCAATTAAGAACTAACATGTTCAACCATACATATCCACATTTACGGGTCTTTTTATTACCATGCATCGCCTAAGAAGTCGAGGCTTATCATAAACTCCCATGCATTGATGTTCAAGCTGCAAAATTTCAAAATTAACTCTTGGATATTAaataattatatgtatatattaatttttaaaaAGATAAAAAGTGAGGTATGTACCATATGGAAAAGGCATAAATGGCAACTTCTGCATTCGCCATGTATCCAGCAAGTAAGACCAGCACTGCGTTGTACCATAGATCTAAGCTGACAAAAGGGAACAATGAAGAAAGAGGGTGGTTATGTTTTTAGGTTTAAACAAAATTTAACTTTGGTGGTCAAACCGATTCGTTATAAGGATCAAAATATGTATTTGAAAGAAAAAGTTTTGACCACGAAAGTCAAAAGTATTTGTTCATCAGGTCTGTACTCAACATCATATAGAAATTGAATTTGATTTTTAGGGTCAAACTGTCTTCCTTTCAACATCAAATTGAGGCTTAAAAAATAACTCTAAAAACATTATGATGACTAACTGGAACCTCTAATGTAAATAATACAAAGATATATTTCTTTTTCAGTTTTCATGTTTAAAAGAAGTATCAAAACTGAATTTCTGAAGCAAGAAGTTTGACTTCAAAGTCAATATGACAATTCAAATGGAATAATTAATCATCAATATTATTCACTACTTACCAGACCATAACACCAGATGATATTGAAAGCTTCACAACATGAACCAAATCTTTAAATGCAGCAACTGTAAACCCTTTCCATGAATAAGGACACCAACCacaaaaaatgtaaataaattcTCCGATCACAAGAAACCAAGACGACGCCGACAACGCACACATCGCACCGGGCACCCCGAATCCTAATTTATAGACCAAAAGCCACCTACAAATACAATAATAATATCACCCTAAAATCATCTTATATCAACCATATATGTGTGTATCCACAGTGAGCATGTAACTCTCTACTTTCAGTAACGTATATGAGTATATGACAACTTCAATGTTGATTGATTATTCATTTTGTAGCTACCAAGACACTATTTAAAATAGACCATTTGAACAGCGTTGACCGCGCCTGACGCGGTTGACCAAGTTGGCCTACTCGCCAAACATCCCCCAATTGCATTAACATTATCACTTGAAGATCAAATTTGGGAGTTTTCCTGCCAAACATTAACATTATCACTTGAAgatcaaatgaaaaaaaaaaaataaacaaagaaatTATAATGTGCTTTTGTTCCATGATTTTTTACCTTTGCAGTTGCTAACCACAAATCTTTGTATGTGCTTTCAGCCACATGGTCTCTAATACAACTTATCTGAAACAAAATGAAGAGGCTTGATGGAAAAAAAAAGGTGTTTATTACCTTTTTTAAGTAGGTAAAATGGCACTAACCTCCACCATGAAGACCAAGATGTTCAGACCATAGAGAAAGCCGGAGACTATTAGCGAATTTCCCGGCACTCCAAGATTCTCCATTCATCGTTGATTCGGTAAATTCTCTATCTTCAATATGAACCCCAATCTGATGCAAAAATTTGTCTTAGCAAAAAGAGTTTTTTTTATTCAATATAACATTGTTTATTTTGAATTGTTAAAAAAACCACTATGACCGTAAAATGCAAATCTAAAATTGCACCTCAGAACCCCTATGCCCAAGCAAACTCCTGTCATTTATGTTGGATGATCCAATTAACGTGATACGGTCATCCACAATCATCACTTTACTATGCACATACACCTACctgaaaaataataaaacataagaTATTATCATTTCATTCTCACTTCATAAATTAATTACCTAACAACACAAAAACATTTCATTACCTGACTTGTAACAATGGGATCATCATCACCAAGTCTGCCATACGTCCTGAGGccataaaataatatataatctTCTGTTTTAGGGCCAAGAAGTGCATTGAGATTGTGTAGTATCGAGTTGTGTCCTCTGGAAATGGTTCGGTACTGCCAATGCATTATAGCTTTCACTGTTGCAGCCCCACCATCATCTAGACGCCCCTGTTTATTCGTTACTTCTTTAAGCCAAAGTTCAAAATGGGTCGGGTCTGATAAAGCAACCGCAAACAATTTTTTGTATCCACTATATTTTATTTTACAAACTATTAGTGTGTTAACATATATACTTTGATATAGATTAAAATCACAACCTCTGTTTGACCTAGTGAGCCCTGCAATCGTATTATAACTTATTTTTTCAcaaatagaagaaaaaaaaaaaccctaaaaaactatTCAACATGAGAATTGAAACAAACGTTATACAAATTTACTTTGATATAGATTAACAACATAGGCTACCAACAAAGGGGAACAACCTTGAGAAATCATACCTTATACCAACTCCATACTGCCGCCACACAATTGTTTAAAAGCTTAGCCATCCATCTTCAACTTTGATACCAAACAACCTACATTTTGAGCGTTTCATAGGCATATTCGGTCGATTTGAAAATAGGTACCGAAACAAAATCCTAATTCCTAAGACTCCTGCAACCAACAActctaaaataattaaaaaaaacagtaaaattAATCCAAATCCAAAATATGTAACACAATCTGCCAAGAAAACAAATCAAACCTCAAATCAGTCTGACATAAACCACAAATCAACCCTTGCAACACAAAAGTCCATTGAATGATGAACAAACGCTGAAAACTGAAATAATGGAAATAAAAAAAACCAAATGTCAAGATAGATACGATAGATGATCAACGAAAGGGCAAAACTCAACAAATCAACACTTCAGAATCGATGAAGAAAAGGATTGAGCGAAATTCAAAAGGGGATAATGTAAACAATCACCTGGTGGACGAATGATGAAATTGATGAGATGTTTTATACCAATAATCAATAACTTACACCAGAATATGCTCATGCTCAATGATTTTTGATGCGATTAGGGTTTGCGATGATGAATGATTGATGTCTTCGTTGAGATTCGGAGTGAAATGACTAGAAAAATAGATatcaaaattagggtttgtgcACAGGATCGATTGAAAGGGTAAGGAGCAGGAATCACCATTGAAAAGGTAAGGAGCAAGGTTTTGGATAATGCTTTGAACGATTTGGAAAGAATGAGAGAGAGAGTATAGAATAGCGTATGTGAGAAGCCAAATCAATCCTCCCCTATAAGTTATGCCACATGTCCTCCCCTATGAGCTATGCCACATGTATGCTTAGGTGGATGCTTATTTGGCTTAAACCATAGGGTGACATGTGTCCCCATGGTTTGCTTTATTAGAGATATAGATATTCTCTAAAAttgaaatattaaattaaaaataaacatCGCATTGTTAAAAAAAGAAATGGTCCAAAGTAAATATACTGATAATTGTCTTTAACCATTAATGAATGATACCACTAATGCTTATACACAAAATTATGGTATACATCCTCATGATCTATTGATAAATGTCTTTAACCTTACACTGccaaccaacaaaaaaaaacatcataAACACTACTAACATGCCCACAAAAATATATCATACCAGTACCACAACAGTCATTACTGCATTTACACATAAACCTACACCATCAACGTCTAACCTTACCTGTTATGCCGCATTCACCGCATCCACATGTGTTAAGTCGAGCATATTTTATGAAGTTACATAAGTGAAATGCAATATGTCACCCGTATTAAGGTCATTCGCTTTCATGAAAAACGGCCAACTTTCAATCACATAACTAACACTTCTCCATTCTTCTGCCAACATTCTTCACGATGGTTTTCCCCTTCATATTCCTCACATTCATCCTCACATTCATCTGATGCTCCTTATTTGTTAGTCTGGCTCTCTTTACAACTTCTATAGGTAATCGCTGCATCCATATAAGAATCATCAAGTTGATCAACAGTATAAATGTTATAACATTAATATGAATCATTAGATAACAGAAATGCCATACCATACGATATTCTCCTTTGCGTGTGAATTCATACTTATCACTTTCTTCAACATCATTTGGACGTGCAACACGTTTTCCTTCCACGTCTATTATTTTCAACGCATTTCCACACCCTTTTTCCATTTTTGTTAACCTTATTATTACATATAAAAATTACATTTAGATTCATATATTTCATAAACTAATGTATAACAAAAATTTAAGATAAAATGCTGTTAGTTTATGGTTAACGTACCAAACGACTAGGAGTTCTCGGTCCAGTTGTTATTAGCTTTGGCTGGATGATAGAATCTTAAGACCGGCTTACTTCCAAAAATGTAATTAACCAACATTACCTTTAACAAAATCAGAATTTAGAAAATGTTCATTTAGGTTTGTTGGCCTAATATAGTCATATGGTTATTTGGTATGGTAGGCCCAATACTTACAATAACACTAGTCCCGGCCCATACGGCCCAAAGTGACCACCTATAAATACCAAAATCAAAACTTCGGAAGAAACCCTAGCTTATATATCTTTGTATACAGGTCGAAAGTGCCAA encodes the following:
- the LOC110914134 gene encoding phospholipase D zeta 2-like, which produces MAKLLNNCVAAVWSWYKGRLDDGGAATVKAIMHWQYRTISRGHNSILHNLNALLGPKTEDYILFYGLRTYGRLGDDDPIVTSQVYVHSKVMIVDDRITLIGSSNINDRSLLGHRGSEIGVHIEDREFTESTMNGESWSAGKFANSLRLSLWSEHLGLHGGDKLY